From Topomyia yanbarensis strain Yona2022 chromosome 1, ASM3024719v1, whole genome shotgun sequence, one genomic window encodes:
- the LOC131676595 gene encoding probable cytochrome P450 304a1: MFITPTIFLWLLVLTLVFVRCYKFLFDKPINFPLGPPRFPLIGCYGILLMINWRHLHKAVAKLCQYYQTSILGMYLGDFGTVYVNDFDAVKEVLYRVEFDGRPDLFLARMREKNFQRRGIFFTEGPDWKEQRRFILRHLRDYGFGRRFEELEAETNAEIMTLIEMLKYGPRYEHEREFMKDGYVKCPAVFSACFANAFLHVFCGERIPREGAGVLFETGKSALKFQRLGDDFGTILSLLPWLKNIFPNATNYNGIREASLAVNAFIESIVQKHLASYDGNHIRSFLDLYFRDMQKTIPKEGDRFSFQYDQLILGIVDFFFPAISGATTQIALLMERLLLHPEVLNRMQAEIEDVVGNGRLPSLNDRINLPYTEATLREGMRIDTLVPSGIAHVATEDTTLRGYDIPKGTILLLGLDAIHNQLDVWGDPFRFRPERFLDNRGKLSLAKDISIPFGAGKRLCAGETFARNTMFLIVSALVQNFDLKQPPTDNLPDISKRNTGIIITPNDYWVKFVPR; encoded by the exons ATGTTCATCACTCCGACTATTTTCCTGTGGCTGTTGGTGCTGACCTTGGTTTTCGTTCGGTGCTACAAGTTCTTGTTTGATAAACCGATCAACTTTCCGCTAGGACCGCCACGATTTCCGTTAATCGGTTGCTATGGAATACTGTTGATGATCAATTGGCGCCATCTGCACAAGGCAGTTGCAAAGCTCTGTCAGTATTATCAAACAAGCATTCTTGGAATGTACCTTGGGGATTTCGGGACCGTCTACGTAAACGACTTCGACGCGGTTAAGGAAGTACTGTATCGCGTGGAATTTGACGGCCGTCCGGATTTATTCCTGGCTCGGATGCGTGAGAAGAACTTTCAACGGCGGGGAATCTTCTTCACCGAGGGTCCCGATTGGAAGGAACAGCGGAGGTTCATCCTGAGACATCTGCGTGATTATGGGTTTGGCCGAAGATTCGAGGAGCTGGAGGCGGAAACCAATGCTGAAATAATGACATTAATCGAAATGCTCAAATATGGACCACGGTATGAACACGAACGAGAGTTCATGAAGGACGGCTACGTCAAGTGTCCGGCGGTGTTTTCGGCCTGCTTTGCCAATGCGTTTCTGCACGTGTTCTGCGGCGAACGGATACCGCGAGAGGGGGCCGGTGTATTGTTCGA aacCGGCAAAAGCGCATTAAAGTTTCAACGTTTGGGGGACGATTTCGGTACCATCCTAAGTTTACTACCATGGCTGAAAAACATTTTCCCCAACGCAACCAACTACAACGGGATCCGGGAGGCAAGTCTGGCAGTGAACGCTTTCATCGAGTCAATCGTCCAGAAACACCTGGCTAGTTACGACGGAAACCATATTCGCAGCTTCCTCGATTTGTACTTTCGAGATATGCAGAAAACCATACCGAAAGAAGGAGACCGCTTCAGTTTTCAAT ACGATCAACTAATTCTTGGCATCGTAGATTTCTTTTTCCCGGCCATTTCGGGTGCCACAACACAAATCGCTTTGCTTATGGAGCGGCTTCTGTTGCATCCGGAAGTTCTCAACAGGATGCAAGCAGAGATCGAGGACGTAGTCGGCAATGGACGGCTCCCATCGCTTAACGACCGAATCAACCTTCCGTATACGGAGGCTACCCTGAGGGAAGGGATGCGCATTGACACCTTGGTTCCGTCAGGAATCGCACATGTGGCTACGGAAGACACTACCCTGCGTGGATATGATATTCCGAAGGGCACTATCCTGTTGCTAGGACTGGACGCCATACACAACCAGCTGGACGTGTGGGGTGATCCGTTCCGTTTTCGGCCGGAACGATTCTTAGACAATCGAGGGAAGCTATCATTGGCTAAGGATATTTCCATCCCGTTCGGGGCGGGAAAACGGTTGTGTGCGGGGGAAACTTTTGCCAGGAACACAATGTTTCTGATTGTGTCAGCGCTGGTGCAGAATTTCGATCTCAAACAACCGCCAACGGATAATCTACCGGATATCAGCAAACGTAACACCGGTATTATAATTACGCCAAACGATTACTGGGTGAAATTTGTACCCCGTTGA